A section of the Humulus lupulus chromosome 2, drHumLupu1.1, whole genome shotgun sequence genome encodes:
- the LOC133816224 gene encoding putative leucine-rich repeat receptor-like serine/threonine-protein kinase At2g19230 — protein MTIMLQHFLFAYLSSVLALTVLVHAQSQSGFISIDCGIPEDSTYTDKTTGLIYVSDSPFIENYVGVSNTISLEHHSDTLEEQFSTLRSFPKGHRNCYTLKPADGKGTKYLIRARFLYGNYDGKMILPGFDLYLGSNKWGSVKVDNASVVESMEIINIPSSNYIFVCVVNTGHGTPFISALELRPLKNSTYTPAEAAVLYRRYDVGSTSNTYIRYKEDIYDRIWQPFNFPDRKVLSTSLAIDSNIAQLSFNPPSSVMATAMSPENVTSPTFSFYLKPESPTAEFYVYMHFAELQKLQPNESREFYIYQNGEYWNDDVTPLIPNYLYTITSYSLSPVSGEKIEYELTQTKSSTHQPILNALEVYIVQNFTESQTHEQDVGAMLNIKSKYGVSKNWQGDPCAPKTYKWDGLNCSYSGQDPVRIISLNLSSSGLTGKIPSYITDLTMIQSLDLSNNSLTGTVPDFLSKLQSLSFLDLRGNNLTGSVPVILIERSNNGSLVLSVTGNPDLCTSISCLKQAKRKNYNVSIIVSVASLFVLLGALFIGWKLIKRRKRGTDKPKSTNNIGSELEPKKHQFTYSEITSITNNFEKVIGKGGFGPVYYGYVNDTQVAIKMLSDASEQGYKEFQSEVILLMRVHHRNLTTLIGYCIEDDCMGLIYEYMANGNLKQHLSEKNTCTLSWENRLKIAVDAAQGLEYLHHGCKPPIVHRDVKTPNILLNEKFEAKLADFGLSRAFPIEGGTHVSTGIAGTPGYLDPEYFQTNWLNEKSDVYSFGVVLLEIITSRPVLARSSVSENIHVSQWVEFMVGKGEIKSIVDPRLRGDFQVNSAWKYVEIATACVSLNSIERPTMTQVVMELNECLALEIAKDGPLTKKMTLNVDTDINPSPR, from the exons ATGACGATAATGTTACAGCATTTTCTCTTTGCTTACCTTAGTAGTGTTCTTGCTCTCACAGTTCTTGTTCATGCTCAATCTCAATCAG GCTTCATCAGTATAGATTGTGGAATACCAGAAGACTCGACTTACACAGACAAAACAACCGGCTTAATCTACGTTTCAGACTCACCTTTTATAGAAAACTATGTTGGTGTAAGCAATACTATATCACTTGAACACCATTCTGATACTCTTGAGGAGCAATTTTCAACTCTAAGAAGTTTCCCCAAAGGGCACAGAAACTGCTACACCCTAAAGCCAGCAGATGGGAAAGGGACCAAATATTTGATAAGGGCAAGGTTCTTGTACGGAAATTATGATGGAAAAATGATACTGCCAGGCTTCGATCTGTACCTGGGATCTAACAAGTGGGGGTCTGTGAAAGTGGATAATGCTTCAGTTGTTGAGAGCATGGAGATCATAAATATTCCAAGTTCAAATTACATTTTTGTGTGTGTAGTGAATACAGGCCATGGCACACCTTTTATATCGGCTTTGGAGCTTAGGCCTTTGAAGAATTCTACGTATACTCCTGCTGAAGCTGCTGTTCTATATCGACGCTATGATGTAGGCTCAACAAGTAATACATACATCAG ATACAAAGAAGACATATACGATCGAATATGGCAGCCCTTTAATTTCCCAGATCGCAAAGTGTTGAGCACATCGTTGGCAATAGACTCTAATATCGCCCAACTCTCTTTCAACCCACCATCAAGTGTTATGGCAACCGCTATGTCCCCAGAGAATGTGACTAGTCCTACTTTTTCATTCTACTTGAAGCCTGAAAGTCCCACAGCTGAATTCTACGTGTACATGCACTTTGCGGAGCTGCAAAAGCTGCAACCAAATGAGTCCAGAGAATTCTACATCTATCAAAACGGGGAGTATTGGAATGATGATGTTACACCTTTGATTCCTAACTACTTATATACCATTACTTCATATAGTCTTTCCCCTGTCAGTGGAGAGAAAATCGAGTACGAACTCACCCAAACTAAGTCATCCACTCACCAACCTATCCtcaatgcccttgaggtttataTTGTTCAGAATTTCACAGAATCACAAACACACGAGCAAGATG TTGGAGCTATGTTGAATATTAAGTCAAAGTATGGAGTGAGTAAAAACTGGCAAGGGGATCCATGTGCTCCCAAAACTTACAAATGGGATGGTCTTAATTGCAGCTATAGTGGCCAAGATCCAGTTAGAATCATTTCCTT AAACTTATCTTCAAGTGGATTGACTGGGAAGATACCTTCTTATATAACAGATCTTACTATGATACAGTCCCT GGATTTATCGAACAATAGTTTAACTGGCACCGTACCTGATTTTCTTTCCAAATTACAATCCTTAAGCTTTCT AGACTTAAGAGGAAACAATCTCACTGGTTCAGTTCCAGTCATCCTCATAGAAAGATCCAATAATGGCTCACTAGTATTAAG TGTTACTGGAAACCCAGATCTCTGTACCTCAATTTCATGCCTTAAACAAGCGAAGCGTAAAAACTATAATGTTTCTATTATAGTATCCGTTGCATCTCTCTTTGTCCTCTTAGGTGCACTTTTTATCGGATGGAAACTgattaaaagaagaaaaagag gaACAGACAAGCCCAAATCAACGAACAACATTGGGTCAGAATTGGAGCCCAAAAAACATCAATTTACTTACTCTGAGATCACAAGTATTACCAACAACTTTGAGAAAGTCATTGGAAAAGGAGGATTTGGACCTGTTTATTATGGCTACGTAAACGACACTCAAGTAGCTATCAAGATGCTCTCTGATGCATCAGAACAAGGGTATAAGGAGTTTCAATCTGAG GTAATACTTCTAATGAGAGTCCATCATAGAAACTTGACCACTCTCATTGGATATTGCATTGAAGATGACTGCATGGGGCTTATCTACGAGTACATGGCTAATGGAAACTTGAAACAACATCTCTCAG AAAAAAATACTTGTACATTAAGTTGGGAGAATAGACTAAAAATTGCAGTGGATGCAGCACAAG GTTTAGAGTATCTACACCATGGCTGTAAGCCCCCAATAGTCCATAGGGATGTGAAAACTCCCAACATCTTGTTGAACGAAAAATTTGAAGCAAAACTTGCTGATTTTGGGCTCTCAAGAGCTTTTCCTATTGAAGGTGGTACTCATGTGTCAACCGGTATTGCTGGCACTCCTGGCTATCTTGATCCTGA GTACTTTCAAACAAATTGGTTAAACGAAAAGAGTGATGTTTACAGTTTTGGAGTAGTTCTATTAGAGATCATTACAAGTCGACCTGTTCTTGCAAGAAGTAGCGTTAGTGAGAACATTCATGTATCTCAATGGGTCGAATTCATGGTTGGAAAGGGAGAAATTAAAAGCATTGTTGATCCAAGACTACGAGGAGACTTCCAAGTCAACTCCGCATGGAAATATGTGGAAATAGCTACTGCTTGTGTAAGTCTAAATTCCATTGAAAGGCCAACAATGACTCAAGTTGTAATGGAACTGAACGAGTGTTTGGCACTAGAAATTGCTAAGGATGGCCCTTTGACAAAAAAGATGACTCTCAATGTGGATACTGACATAAATCCTTCACCTAGATAG